One window of the Bubalus bubalis isolate 160015118507 breed Murrah chromosome 8, NDDB_SH_1, whole genome shotgun sequence genome contains the following:
- the ASIC3 gene encoding acid-sensing ion channel 3, translating into MKPPAGPEEARLPASDIRVFASSCTMHGLGHVFGPGAPPARRGLWAAAVLLALATFLYQVAGRVQYYGEFHHETALEERESRRLTFPAVTLCNVNPLRRSRLTPNDLHWAGPALLGLEPAEHAAYLRALGRPPAPPGFMPSPTFDVARLYARAGHALEDMLLDCRYRGWPCGPENFTTIFTRMGQCYTFNSGADGAELLSTPKGGMGNGLEVMLDVQQEEYLPVWRDVEETPFEVGVRVQIHTQEEPPLIDQLGFGAAPGYQTFVSCQKQQLSFLPPPWGDCSSISLDPDFEPEAPGPLGTPSPGLSPPYSLMGCRLACQSRYVARKCGCRMMHMPGSAPVCSPQQYKDCAHPALDALLRKDACRCPNPCASTRYAKELSMVRMPSRPAARYLARKHNRSEAYILENVLVLDIFEALNYETVEQKKAYEMSELLGDIGGQMGLFIGASLLTILEILDYLCEVFWDRVLGRRFWNRKHPQRPSSANLLQEGLGSHRTQVPHLGPGPRPPTSCSAVAKTLSASHRTCYLVTRL; encoded by the exons ATGAAGCCCCCTGCGGGCCCGGAGGAGGCCCGGCTGCCCGCCTCGGACATCCGCGTGTTCGCCAGCAGCTGCACCATGCACGGGCTGGGCCATGTCTTCGGCCCGGGGGCGCCTCCGGCGCGCCGAGGGCTGTGGGCTGCCGCCGTGCTCCTGGCCCTGGCCACCTTCCTGTACCAGGTGGCGGGGCGGGTGCAGTACTATGGCGAGTTCCACCACGAGACGGCCCTGGAGGAGCGCGAGAGCCGCCGGCTCACCTTCCCAGCCGTCACCCTGTGCAATGTCAACCCGCTGCGGCGCTCGCGCCTCACGCCCAATGACCTGCACTGGGCCGGGCCCGCGCTGCTGGGCCTGGAGCCCGCCGAGCATGCTGCCTACCTGCGCGCCCTGGGCCGGCCCCCCGCGCCCCCCGGCTTCATGCCCAGCCCCACCTTCGATGTGGCCCGGCTCTATGCCCGGGCCGGGCACGCCCTCGAGGACATGCTGCTGGACTGTCGCTACCGAGGCTGGCCTTGTGGGCCTGAGAACTTCACCACG ATCTTCACCCGGATGGGGCAGTGCTACACCTTTAACTCTGGCGCTGATGGAGCCGAGCTGCTGAGCACCCCCAAGGGCGGCATGGGCAACGGGCTGGAGGTTATGCTGGACGTGCAGCAGGAGGAGTACCTGCCCGTGTGGAGGGACGTGG AGGAGACCCCGTTTGAGGTGGGTGTCCGAGTACAGATCCACACCCAGGAGGAGCCGCCACTCATCGACCAGCTGGGCTTCGGGGCAGCCCCTGGCTACCAGACCTTCGTGTCCTGCCAGAAGCAGCAA CTGAGCTTCCTGCCGCCGCCCTGGGGGGACTGCAGCTCTATCTCTCTGGACCCTGACTTTGAGCCAGAAGCTCCTGGTCCTCTGGGTACCCCCAGCCCGGGCCTCAGCCCTCCCTATAGTCTAATGGGGTGTCGCCTGGCCTGCCAGAGCCGCTATGTGGCCCGGAAGTGTGGCTGCAGAATGATGCACATGCCGG GCAGTGCCCCAGTGTGCAGCCCCCAGCAGTACAAGGACTGTGCCCACCCGGCGCTGG ATGCCCTGCTGCGGAAGGACGCGTGCCGCTGCCCCAACCCATGCGCCAGTACGCGCTACGCCAAGGAGCTCTCCATGGTGCGGATGCCCAGCCGCCCCGCCGCCCGCTACCTGGCCCGGAAACACAACCGCAGCGAGGCCTACATCTT ggagaacGTGCTGGTGCTGGACATCTTCGAGGCCCTCAACTATGAGACGGTGGAGCAGAAGAAGGCCTACGAAATGTCCGAGTTGCTCG GTGACATTGGGGGCCAGATGGGACTGTTCATCGGGGCCAGCCTGCTCACCATCCTGGAGATCCTGGACTACCTCTGTGAG GTGTTCTGGGACAGAGTCCTGGGTCGTCGCTTCTGGAACCGAAAGCACCCCCAGAGGCCCTCCAGCGCCAATCTG CTTCAGGAAGGGCTGGGCAGCCATCGGACCCAAGTTCCCCACCTCGGCCCAGGCCCCAG GCCTCCCACCTCCTGCTCCGCTGTCGCCAAGaccctctctgcctcccaccGCACGTGCTACCTCGTTACCCGCCTCTAg
- the CDK5 gene encoding cyclin-dependent-like kinase 5 translates to MQKYEKLEKIGEGTYGTVFKAKNRETHEIVALKRVRLDDDDEGVPSSALREICLLKELKHKNIVRLHDVLHSDKKLTLVFEFCDQDLKKYFDSCNGDLDPEIVKSFLFQLLKGLGFCHSRNVLHRDLKPQNLLINRNGELKLADFGLARAFGIPVRCYSAEVVTLWYRPPDVLFGAKLYSTSIDMWSAGCIFAELANAGRPLFPGNDVDDQLKRIFRLLGTPTEEQWPAMTKLPDYKPYPMYPATTSLVNVVPKLNATGRDLLQNLLKCNPVQRISAEEALQHPYFSDFCPP, encoded by the exons ATGCAGAAATATGAGAAACTGGAGAAGATTGGGGAAG GCACCTATGGAACAGTGTTCAAGGCCAAAAACCGGGAGACTCATGAGATTGTGGCTCTGAAACGGGTGAGGCTGGATGACGATGACGAG GGCGTGCCGAGTTCTGCCCTTCGGGAGATCTGCCTACTCAAGGAGCTGAAGCACAAGAACATCGTCAG GCTCCATGACGTCCTGCACAGCGACAAGAAGCTGACTTTGGTTTTTGAGTTCTGCGACCAG GACCTTAAGAAGTATTTCGACAGCTGCAATGGTGACCTAGATCCTGAAATTGTGAAG tCATTCCTCTTCCAGCTGCTGAAAGGCCTGGGCTTCTGTCACAGCCGAAACGTGCTGCACAGGGACCTGAAGCCTCAGAACCTGCTCATCAACAGG aatGGGGAGCTGAAACTGGCTGATTTCGGTTTGGCTCGCGCCTTTGGGATCCCCGTTCGCTGTTACTCAGCTGAG GTCGTCACGCTGTGGTACCGCCCACCCGATGTCCTCTTTGGGGCCAAGCTGTACTCCACGTCCATCGACATGTGGTCAGCCGGCTGCATCTTCGCAG AGCTGGCCAATGCTGGGCGGCCCCTCTTTCCTGGCAATGATGTAGACGACCAGCTGAAGAGGATCTTCCG ACTCCTGGGCACGCCAACCGAGGAGCAGTGGCCCGCCATGACCAAGCTGCCAGACTATAAG CCCTACCCGATGTACCCGGCCACAACGTCCCTGGTGAACGTCGTGCCCAAGCTCAACGCCACAGGGAGGGACCTGCTGCAG AACCTGCTCAAGTGTAACCCGGTCCAGCGCATCTCGGCGGAGGAGGCCCTGCAGCATCCCTACTTCTCCGACTTCTGCCCCCCCTAG